The genomic DNA AGCTTATTCCTGCATGAATTCCCATGCTGATCTAGGCTGGTTAGTGATGGTTTGGTGCTGGTTTAGCTGGTGAACCAGGAGGTCTtgttggttaagctagttaaaatGCCTATGTTGGTAATAAGCCTCGaaaacaacatatgctggtgataAGCAATGgtagtcttttcagcagggagagtgtggcagggcggagggcggggccgggtcatggtcctacacacccggtcccgtattaggctaattatgcctctgtgagggatgagggtcgactgcaggggatcgtgctggagagagagatcgtttacggacatgtccatcatgtgtgtgtttgtgtcttctgttttagtttatcattaaactattatttatattgaaaagccggttctcgcctcctcctttccattgatccctttacagagaGCTACTTCTAACGAGAGCAAGGCAAATATTTACATAAGTTGTCAGGTAGGGCAGATGTATGATAGTAACATGTCAATCTCATTGCTGACAATAACACCAGCTGGATGAATGTCTTCAACTGTATAATGACAGGATGTCATCTGCCAGACATCCAAGTAGACCACTGGAATACAGGTATGTTGGTTATTTAGTAatcttttataataaaaaaaaagagatctggtTGAATGTTAATAAACGTATATTGTACGTAGAGTGTTAtaaggaaaattattttatttaattattcatccTGTGTGTGACGCACGTTGTGCGGCCTACATGTGGTATGGTGTTAAATATATTGTATGTTTAATTTGGATTTATGtatattaatagtattattattgtttaatcgTTTTTTGTAATATGCTATAACGTATAAATATTGGATATATGCATATGTTATTGTAATCTAggatataaaatattgtaatgtattatatacggacatgtccatcatgtgtgtgtttgtgtcttttgttttagtttatcattaaactattatttatattgaaaagccggttctcgcctcctcctttccattgatcactttacagagAGCTACTTCTAACGAGAGCAAGGCAAATATTTACATAAGGTGTCAGGTAGGGCAGATGTATGATAGTAACATGTCAATCTCATTGCTGACAATAACACCAGCTGGATGAATGTCTTCAACTGTATAATGACAGGAAGTCATCTGCCAGACATCCAAGTAGACCACTGGAATGCCTCTAAACATCTCCCTCATCACAGTGTTCAACTGCATCCTGTACCAGTCATTTCCATATTCATCCTGCAACAGAGTTCAATACTGTCAAGAAACATACAAAAAGTGCTCCCATCAGTCATAAGCCATGTCCACACTAGTACTTTTTggttgaaaacgcattgattttgctactttTATAACTCTCTtccacactggaacagcattTATCCCATGGAAAAGGGAGACTTAGTAAAATGTGCTCTTGTACTACATACTTTGAAAAATGATAATGTTAGGAAAAGGAAACAGATTGATCTCATTATGAATTTATTGACAttaggtcaaaagttcttcagctgaattCAACCTGTATTTACCAAAATTTGACCCACTGCCCCTAGTGGATAATACAGGAAGTGCTTTTGAACGTTTGGGAATGTGTGAATGTAGCTGGTGTAATTCATTCACTAATTATTGTgactgtatttgtattatttccaAATATATATTCGGAGTTTATGTTTAATTTCATTTATGTCTTATTATTAGGAAACTTACTGAACTTCACGAAATGTTGTTCCTGTTATAGTTCAtatgttaaaagaaaataatgttatTGTGGCAACTTTATTTCGGGTGTTCGTATGGAGTGGGAGTGTCATCGGTGGGATTCCTAAGATAATGGTAAGATAATGGTTATTGTCTAAATATATACTGATTGCTCAAATGATTTAAGTATGCAGCATTTGATCGTGTTAGTGGTGATATGTGTTCAATTGTAATTCAGTTTTTACGGAATTCGTCATAATACTAACTATTAGCATCTTATGCTCAGTAtgttgaagagagagaaaagctgtTGCCCTGTTGATCCACTGATGATCTTTCACATTTACAGGTATGTTGGTTATTTAGtaatcttttataaaaaaaaaaaaaagagatctgggTGAATGTTAATAAACGTATATTGTACGTAGAGTGTTAtaaggaaaaatattttatttaattattcatccTGTGTGTGACGCACGTTGTGCGGCCTACATGTGGTATGGTGTTAAATATATTGTATGTTTAATTTGGATTTATGtatattaatagtattattattgtttaatcgTTTTTTGTAATATGCTATAACGTATAAATATTGGATATATGCATATGTTATTGTAATCTAggatataaaatattgtaatgtattataaaatattgaaatgcatTAATAAGAATATTAATGTGATGTTTTATAAAGAAGACAAGAAATTGAAATGttgttatatattgatatattatgattaatattttatttacatgtttttttatattattaattcatttttgttAAAGAGGATATAGCCTCAGTTTACTTATGTGCGAGGTTGATGAACATGTGCGTGCACTGTAACTTTTCTCCGTGAATCTCTGTAtgttgaagagagagaaaagctgtTGCCCTGTTGATCCACTGATGATCTTTCACATTTACAGATTAAACAGAAGCACTAGATCTCATCAAGTGATTGTGTGGTCTTTGTGTGAGAAGGTGTCCGATCCAGACATGCCACATGAGCTCTAGTTTCTGGGCGAAACATCCAGAGatgggtgccaaaagcgagttgtaaagcgagttgtttttagttgtgaaAGATAGAGAtgggcttatttttttttttttcaatccaaTACCAAGCacttttaggccaatatcgcAGATATTGATACCAAtatctaaatataatttttacaaattctttggataaaatgagtaactttattattacttaCATTTGTTATATAACTATGGGCCTAAACAGAAACTTagtaggctgctttgtttaccctttaaaaatgAGTTTGTACAAGCCATAtataaaacatcaaaattaaccatagatattattatatggttactattactaaaaccaagttaccatatggatactacagtaatgctgtagtaaaagcatggtaaattgtatcaaaaccttggttaatcccatggttaatacaatattacaacaGAAAATCTATggtaagttttcataagggtattatttattaacgaggattaaagatcattatcaacgttttaacaactctgaatttaaataaaccgcACTATGACTGAAATGGCGAGTGCTATCTGTGACTgctagtgtattttagcatttctggagcgttaagatgagtggaagaaaaaatagtttcgatgccatgcaacaattcacttatataataattttttccacttcgaagcttatgagatgcattaatgttcaatgttgtaatctaaataataagatcacaaGTATCAATCCGCCCATCCCTAGTAaaagatgtaatacagtgaagacaaatgcatatttaattaactgTACCCCCAAATCCAAGCCCCAACCCTAATTCTAATACtatgtcagtggagtaaaaatgtagtgTTAGAGGGacaatgcaacctctgaattgtacttatcattgattatgtgaacccAGTTCCTTGTTTATGTGGGACAGAACACGCGTCTCTGACGTGCAACGTGCTCAGCAGCTGATACAACATGCTATCAGTTGTGAAATTTGAAAAGGTGTACACATACCAACTGGTTCAATGATGTCTGATAGTAGATTAACTTTCAGTAGCAGCATGTCGAGTTTCTGTGTGATCATTTTGACAGagtttcaaccaaaaatgtattagtgtggacatggccataGAAGTTTTGGTAAAGGTAATGCTCAGAAATCATGGTCCTAAAGCACTTCTAAATTAGAAgaacaacaaaaatgttaaagTCTTCTATGATGCAGTGTACCTTCGTAAAGCCAGTGTTGCCAGACTTGATGATGACAGTAGTCGTAGGTGCACGTTTCAATAGCGCAATGACAGCCTGACGAATAGTGCCCACTTTATGCACATAGAATGTTATCGGGTGAAAAACCAGGTGGGCAAAGATTGTGAAGACAACGACTGTATGATGGCCACCTGTTATATAATCAATTTCATTGCTAATATAATGCAGATCAGCAGCTGGCATTTTATAAAATCGCAGAGGAAGACCATGTGGCCTCCAGTGAACTATGATATTATTTTCTAACTCCACAGCCATCAGGGGTCCATTTCTCGGACTTGTGTGGAGATCCATTCTTTTCAAGCCTAAATAAGGAAAGAAacagccaaataaaaaaatagcctAATATGTGTTTTCACTCTTGCTAgagttgttattttttattaattgtcaTTATATAGATACATCTACCCAGTGAGGCAAAAATTGTGTTTGCGGCATATGCAATGCATAAGGGCACCATACAAAGGTGGATGCCGAATGAACAAGGGAAGCACTCGGCTGGCGAAACATTCAAGGTGGACCACCGTTTCTTGGTTTTGTACACGGGCTTAATTTGTTCCAGATTTCTAATTTGACCTGGCAGCTATTTTAGTGAATCCCCCACCTTATACCCCTTCCTGTTATTTGCTGCATGTTTTGTATGTTGTATTCAATCATTAGCTCATTATTAGGGTGCTTCACGACCTGAACTAGGCTTGTCAGATAAGGAAGCCATACAAAACATTCAGTACTATGGctctccaggaacagggtttcTGAACCCACCCAAACACTAAACCTAATCTTAAAGTCTAAATCCTTACCAAAACCCTAAGCTTAAACCACAATTTTAAGAGGAAAATTACTTTGTATAGCACGGAAAAAGGAAACATTGGGTTTTGGAATGAGATGAGggaagcatattacaggttattCAAATTGATCAGTCATTTGCATTTCATAACTAtagatgtcacgaaccccgctcctctgccccatctccgcgtccacgagcacgcacacatgcactccgcgagcgtgctcgcttcccgctccctcgctccgcccccttgagctcgtacgctctttttcctccctcgggcttccacgcctggttttgctattacgagctctcgctcgtaaactctctcccccctctgactcatgctcgcttttcacgcgcttccaatccgccagaacattatgaccacctgcactcacgcgcttcccatccccacacattagtaacacctgcactcgtctcatcactcaTATTCGTTACACccgcaccgctcgttagttcccctatattactcactatcctttcgtttgtttggggttggttattgtatttagttccccgtgttttgacccccgctagtctcgtctagttttgcccctgctagtctcatctagttttgcccctgctagtctcatctagttttgacctccctacttgttgcctcttagcttgccagccccccattCCTCTCGTTCCCTGTCATTGTTCCCGCTCGTCTTGTTCTTTGCCCTAGTTGCCCactgttttccccgctatcgttcacctccctcattggatTTTCCCCCTTGTTATATCTTCGATTCCCCGGCTtctgaccctacgcttccctcgacgactctccttctggattttccccactgtacctttgcctgctcgttatttaaataaaagcagtttgctgacttacattgtgactgtctcttcttgtgcgggttacaatagAATGagtaatttaagtaatttatttactggcatttccatttttgtatttatttttttaaataagatgctGATTAGGAGGCTATTAAAAATGTGATGCTTGTATTGGGTTGATTGGCTGGTttatatgggaataaaagtttTACCTTTTCTTACGAGCCACGTCTTAtgatatcttacgatttcgccatctcatacaaattattacgagttgCCATGTGACTATGTTGAAACTGCCGAATCCCTCACAAGTACTTGATATAAAAATAAGCACTGGTTTATACATTTTGGTTACCATCCCAGATCTCTAACTGCTACACACCACCCCATCAAAATGTAGCTATATCTGCTAATAAATCACTTGCCTGGCACAGTTTGTAGGAAATACTCAAACCACTGCCTTATGGTGGAGTCTCCCATCATGTGGACAATCTTGTTTTTGAGACAATTTCCCATTTCTAGATGACTGAAGTGTTTAGTGTTACACACAATAGACTTCCAGACATCTTGAAAATAAAATCCGGTGGGAATTGGTGTTGACAAGCCAGATCTACATCTCTCTTTTGAgcctaaaacaaatacatttattgtgaatCTATGGAATTTATTGAAAATGGATGGAAAAGGTGCCATTACCTAGCTATTTACCACTAGATGCAGTTATATGCTGTCCAAGATATGAACATACCAATGTCTTTATTGTTCAAGAGGACATTTATGGCACGCTTGTCTCCAGTAATAGGTATGTTTGTAACAGACCTGTATAAGACATCATGCTATAAATACATAGAATTTTCAGTTACAATACACTGTTATAAGAATCTGTATGATTGTTTTCAATTAATTGCTTCTAATTTCCATTTACCTTGCATAAAGTTTCTTCTCAAAAGGATTTAATGGGCTTTGAAAACCTCCTATTTCATGAAACACCCAGTAGTCACAAGAAAGTGTCTTTGGTCTCTGACACTGCCACACCGTCCCTGTTTTTGCATCTTTATACTCACAGCAGCAGTTGCCTTTAATCCAACTTCCATCTGGGCCCCATTTAAGATTACACTCTACTACTTCTCTGATCCTGGCTCCGTTGTGTCCAGGCCCCTCAAAGTGACCTTTATAGTGGCTGCGTGGGAATGACGACTCACTGTATTTTTTAAGTATCTGTACAACCTCACTGGAGTGCATCAAACGTACAGACACTTGTGCCTGGCCTTTCCATGGAAGCAAAAAATCAACGCTGTAAGTTCCATTACGGTGATCCACAACCTCCCCGAACACACCTGCCTTCAAAAACAAGAACAAGTGTCTCTTATTAACAAGTACACATATGCAGATGCAAGTGCTTGGTCAACTTGCAGTCTGTTTAAACATACTTAAGATGTGTTCCTGTGGTGGCAACGAACCTCAAGACTCAAGGGGGGACAGTAACtgtcttgaaagagaaaactcaatgTATAAGCGGACAGTTCCCACTAATGTCCACTATTGCATCCCTTGCTGCAATGTTGAAAATGTAATGTGTACATGAGTTGTGTTATCAATTGTGGACACATTTTGAAATACAACAAGGCTCGAAACTTGAGCTTGTTTAGCTAGAAGTGCTTGCGTTTATGTACTTGCATAGAGAATATTTCGGCCTTTATTATTGCCAAGAACAGACTGGTTCGACAGGAGTTTTGCAGGGAAGGTTTATCTGGTATTTTACTGTAGTGATAACACAATAACAGACTGGTGCTGAAAGAACTCAGTCCATGGCAGTCTTTGTGCTATAAGTCTGCCACTAATCTGGCAAACTTTGAAAATCCAGTGATTAGTTTGTCCTTGTTAGCACTCGTAATGCCAACCTGGTACTTTTTAAACTTAATTGTTTTTCCTGGCAGACTGATGAAACAAtctgcattacattcttgtgtgCAATATCACACATTGACTGTGGGTGGTCAGTGGGTGtgccgtctgaggctgagactgaTGTAGGTAGATGATATAATGAATAGAAAtagcattatataaaaaaactttttttaaaaatatatattatttggtcACCTTAATTCTAAAACATACCTTGTACTGTAAATTGAAAAGCTTTGCCTGGAAAAAATCCCCTCCATATGGTTTCAAGTTGTTGTTGTGATCTCTGGCTGTGATTGTAACATGAATCTTTTCTCCCACTTTATAACTGCCATTGAGTCCCTCAATCGAGAATGTTGAGTGAACTGGACTTGTACTCAGATTCAGCTGAGTGATTTCTTTATCTGGACTAGGCCAGTCCAGAGCTTCCTGTAGACTTTTCCACTCATCAAGACTGATTCTCATGTCCTCATGACTGATTCCCATGTAAGGCATTGAAATTCcaaatgaatta from Xyrauchen texanus isolate HMW12.3.18 chromosome 41, RBS_HiC_50CHRs, whole genome shotgun sequence includes the following:
- the LOC127634585 gene encoding NXPE family member 3-like, which encodes MLISPTNDASVHRLRERHICVILLCIWIASCMALWKLMDNSIHVKKFHIPSPKQALQNNNSFGISMPYMGISHEDMRISLDEWKSLQEALDWPSPDKEITQLNLSTSPVHSTFSIEGLNGSYKVGEKIHVTITARDHNNNLKPYGGDFFQAKLFNLQYKAGVFGEVVDHRNGTYSVDFLLPWKGQAQVSVRLMHSSEVVQILKKYSESSFPRSHYKGHFEGPGHNGARIREVVECNLKWGPDGSWIKGNCCCEYKDAKTGTVWQCQRPKTLSCDYWVFHEIGGFQSPLNPFEKKLYARSVTNIPITGDKRAINVLLNNKDIGSKERCRSGLSTPIPTGFYFQDVWKSIVCNTKHFSHLEMGNCLKNKIVHMMGDSTIRQWFEYFLQTVPGLKRMDLHTSPRNGPLMAVELENNIIVHWRPHGLPLRFYKMPAADLHYISNEIDYITGGHHTVVVFTIFAHLVFHPITFYVHKVGTIRQAVIALLKRAPTTTVIIKSGNTGFTKDEYGNDWYRMQLNTVMREMFRGIPVVYLDVWQMTSCHYTVEDIHPAGVIVSNEIDMLLSYICPT